Part of the Grimontia kaedaensis genome is shown below.
GGCTATCGATTGATTTGTGATGTGATAGTACCTGCTTTAGGTAGCAAGTTTGAAGATCGACTCGTGGTTGGCCTGAATAAAGTAGACTTGGCGAGCCATAGCTATGAGTGGGATTTCATTAGCGACTCCCCCTCTAACGAAGTTGAGATCTGGCCGGAAAGCACGGCGTCTTTGATTCGTCATTGTATGTTGGATGAGTCTGGCCTTGAGATTGCCCCCGTTTGTTATGCGGCTGATTTTGAGCGCTCAAACGGTGAAGGCCGTCGTCCATTCAATATCATTAAATTGCTGAATCAAATCGTGGCGAAACTGCCAGCAGAGAAAAAAATCACCTTGGTCGACACGCCGCTTAACAAGCAATCACTGGCGTGGTTTGACAGTGATGATCGTATGAATTACGTGGTGGAAGTAGAAAACACCTTGTTTGATTCTATCTACCAAGGTTCTCGTGGCGGCGCGCGATTTGGCGGATTGCTTGGCGCGTATATGGGCAAGCAAGGACGTGAAATAGGTTACCTGCTTCGTCGTAACCTGCGTCAGCGTTTGAACCTGGCTTAAGCGCCTAAACAGAAAAGGAAAGGAGCCGAATGGCTCCTTTTTTGTCGTTGCTATCTGTGGGGTTAAATCAATCCCACTTAAAGTCGGACACCCTTTCATCGGCAATGTAGAACAGCAAATCGTTCGGCTTGATTTCCTGATCAAGCGGCGGGTTCAGCCTGACATTGCTATCGCGTCGGAAACCAATCAGCGTCGCATCATGCTCCTTCTTCATCCTTAGAAAGAGTGCTTCAACCGTGGTGTATTGTGCATCGCCCGGGTAAGTGACCGCATATTGCGTCATGCCTTTTCGCGTATTCAACAGCTCATGGTGAAGCTCTGAAGAGCCCGGATCCACAGCGGATTTCGCCATCATTTCCACTGACACAGAAGGAATGCACTCTGCGTTCGGGCAATGTGTTTTCAACAGGCTGGCCAGCACTTCTTCCTGGAAGTAAGCGAGAATATGGACATCTGGATTTTTGCTGGCGCAGAATAGGGCAGCAGCGAAAGTGATGTCGTCTTCCGGGTTATCGATAATGATGCAGTCAGCATCGGAGACGCCAGCGCGACTCATGGCGGTTTCATCAGTAAAGCTAGCGGTGCGGACAAAATCGATTTCCTTTGGTAACGGGTTTTCGATGTCAGCACGCACACATAACACAATAGGGCGCTTGTCTTTTTCTTCGTGCAGAAGCATGTCGATGAGGTGAAGGGTTCGGCTTTCGTTCCAACC
Proteins encoded:
- a CDS encoding ion channel; this encodes MNKWYMVRRWITSQFQRLSGKHVITAVLAYAVISWVLLRLAGEQALTSPFVDYIYYLLVTASTVGYGDMSPTTTAGKWIVALFVIPCGLSIFAIGVGRLAGITIEYWRKGLLGRRSIDVAGHILILGWNESRTLHLIDMLLHEEKDKRPIVLCVRADIENPLPKEIDFVRTASFTDETAMSRAGVSDADCIIIDNPEDDITFAAALFCASKNPDVHILAYFQEEVLASLLKTHCPNAECIPSVSVEMMAKSAVDPGSSELHHELLNTRKGMTQYAVTYPGDAQYTTVEALFLRMKKEHDATLIGFRRDSNVRLNPPLDQEIKPNDLLFYIADERVSDFKWD